One Nicotiana tomentosiformis chromosome 1, ASM39032v3, whole genome shotgun sequence genomic window, ctttgagtcagccaggggattccgcTAGTTCCAGGATGAGCAGATTTCTCCAGTTGGAcactccagtgttcacaggtactgatcctgaggaggaaCCCATGATTTTATTGACGAGATGCACAAGACCCTCCAAGTTATGagtgctactgagacggaggaaGTGGAGTTGGACTCATACCACCTAAAGGGGGTGGCTtgttcttggtttgagatgtgggaggactccCTTGAGGAGGGCATCCCTCCAGTGAGGTGGATtgagtttgccgatgctttcATGGATCATTTcatgcctgccgagactaaggcagcccatgccgCCAAGTTTCTGAGCCAGAAACAAGGTAGCAtaagtgtgtgggagtatcatatgagattcgcACGCCTGTCCAACTATGAcatctacatgttgcccactatggaggctagagtgtgccggtttatgcagggccttagccccttggttattaatgaggccgctacactCGCCTTGAATTCttatatgaactatggtaagatggtggcattttctcaagccacagagacccgcaaattgaagaatagaatggagtgtGAGAGAAGcaacaaggcccggtccgcgagcaactttggtggttcttcttctggtggtggtggtaggtcagcattcaggggagggtcatcagagccatcccagtcttttgctcagtctttggttagtgcaccgccatcgaggccagtcagcagcaggggagttaTTTTAGGCCCAGCCAAGGCAACATGGGATCCTACCAGAAGGGTCGGTCTGGTGGGAGATTTCAGCAACAGCGAAGGTCCCCATGCCTTAGGTatgggaagatgcactttggggcctGCTTCATGGACTAACCCATATGTTAAGGATGAAGCACATCCAGCCAAttttgcagctactacatccgcagtaCCTCTTCCatctcgaggcaccccagcacccacagggcgtggtgcagctagaggtggcgcacagagttcaggaggacccaaccGTTTCTATGCCATGAAGGATTGCCAGAGTTCAAAGGCTTAtctagatgttgtcacaggtatattgactatccaatctcatgatgtgtatgcccttattgatcctggttccactttgtcctatgtcactccctatgttgctacaaaatttgggatagaactggaacaactccatgagtcgttctctgtatctactccggttggtaagtctattgtggccacgcagatttatagggattgtgttgtcacagtgcatggtcgagacaccatggccgatctcattgaattggggatggttgattttgatgtaataatggggatggattggctttattcatgttttgctaagcttgattgtcgaaccagaaccgttaggtttgaatttccaaatgagtcatTTATTTAATGGAAGGGGGAGAATGTGGTGCTGAAGAGTAGGTTTAtatcttaccttaaggccacgaagatgaataacaagggatgtatttaccatttggtccgggttacggacaccgatatTGAGGCACCTAAACTTGAGTCTATGCCGGTTGTGAATAAATTTATagaggtctttccggatgagctccctgggatcccacgagatagggagattgatttcaGGATTGACGTGATGTCGTGCACGCAACCTATatttattccaccctacagaatggcaccagcagaattgaaggagctaaaacaacaattgaaggatttgttagagaagggttttatccggccgagtgtgtcaccttggggcgcaacGGTCCTCTTCCAAGAATAAgtatttgttagagaagggttttatccggccgagaaggatgtgtattgactatcagtatctcaacaaggtcacgatcaagaataagtacccacttccaaggatagatgatttgtatgaccaattgcagggtgataagtatttctccaagatcgatttaagatccAGGGATCACcgattgaagatcagggagtaggatattccgagaacaactttcaggacccggtatgggaactttgaatttctagtaatgtattttgggctaacaaataccccggcaactttcatggatcttatgaatcgagtcttgaAGCCTTTTTTTGACTCattcgtgatagtgtttattggcGATATCCTTGTATACTCACgcagtcgagaggaccatgccgaccatctcagggtagttctacagactctatatcagcacaagttgtatgcaaagttttcaaaatgtgaattttggcttgaatctgtcacgttcttgggtcatgtcatctctagagaaggaattaaggttgatccttaaaagattgcagttgtgaagaattggcctagacctactaccccaatagagattcgcagtttattgggcttagctggatattacaagaagtttgtggaggggttctatactcttgcctctccgttgactaaattgacgcaaaaggcggttaagttccaatggtcatatGCTTGGGAAATGAGCTTCCAAGAGTCgaaatcaagattaactacgacaccggtgttgaccctaccagagggtacatgtgagtttgtggtatattgtgattctTCAAAAATTgtacttgggtgtgtattaatgcaacatggtaaggttatagcttatgcttctaggcaactcaagaatcatgaaaagaactatccaacacatggcttagagcttgcagcggtggtatttgcattgaagatttggcgtcattatctgtatggggtccatgtagatatattcacggaccaaaagagtcttcaatatattttcaagccaAAGGAATTGAATATGAGgaagagaaggtggcttgagttactcaaggattatgacattgatattctatatcat contains:
- the LOC138908855 gene encoding uncharacterized protein yields the protein MHKTLQVMSATETEEVELDSYHLKGVACSWFEMWEDSLEEGIPPVRWIEFADAFMDHFMPAETKAAHAAKFLSQKQGSISVWEYHMRFARLSNYDIYMLPTMEARVCRFMQGLSPLVINEAATLALNSYMNYGKMVAFSQATETRKLKNRMECERSNKARSASNFGGSSSGGGGRSAFRGGAPPSRPVSSRGVILGPAKATWDPTRRVGLVGDFSNSEGPHALGMGRCTLGPASWTNPYVKDEAHPANFAATTSAVPLPSRGTPAPTGRGAARGGAQSSGGPNRFYAMKDCQSSKAYLDVVTDIFTDQKSLQYIFKPKELNMRKRRWLELLKDYDIDILYHLGKANVVADILSQKSMGSLAHFQAYQRPMANQVHRLVSLGVHLAYSSDAGVIVQNRAELLLVVEVKETQYNDPLLVQLKGRIHKHKTMDFSLGMDDGTHFGD